Proteins co-encoded in one Xiphophorus couchianus chromosome 16, X_couchianus-1.0, whole genome shotgun sequence genomic window:
- the elavl3 gene encoding ELAV-like protein 3 isoform X5 — MVTQIISTMETQVSNGPSGTSLPNGPVISTNGSTDDSKTNLIVNYLPQNMTQEEFKSLFGSIGEIESCKLVRDKITGQSLGYGFVNYVDPNDADKAINTLNGLKLQTKTIKVSYARPSSASIRDANLYVSGLPKTMSQKDMEQLFSQYGRIITSRILVDQVTAGISRGVGFIRFDKRNEAEEAIKGLNGQKPLGAAEPITVKFANNPSQKTGQALLTQLYQTAARRYTGPLHHQTQRFRLDNLLNASYGVKSSPPLFPRFSPITIDSMTSLAGVNLTGPTGAGWCIFVYNLSPEADESVLWQLFGPFGAVTNVKVIRDFTTNKCKGFGFVTMTNYDEAAMAIASLNGYRLGDRVLQVSFKTSKQHKA, encoded by the exons CAGATAATCAGCACCATGGAAACGCAGGTGTCCAACGGTCCAAGCGGAACCAGTCTGCCCAACGGCCCAGTCATCAGCACAAATGGCTCCACAGATGACAGCAAAACCAACTTGATCGTCAACTATCTGCCTCAGAACATGACCCAGGAAGAATTCAAAAGTTTGTTTGGGAGCATTGGAGAGATCGAATCCTGCAAGCTAGTCAGAGATAAGATAACAG GTCAGAGTTTGGGATATGGTTTTGTAAACTATGTGGATCCAAATGACGCAGACAAGGCTATCAACACACTAAATGGTCTCAAATTGCAGACTAAAACAATCAAG GTATCATATGCCAGGCCAAGTTCAGCCTCCATCCGTGATGCCAACCTTTATGTGAGCGGACTCCCCAAAACCATGAGCCAGAAAGACATGGAGCAGCTGTTCTCCCAGTATGGTCGCATCATCACGTCCCGCATCCTTGTGGACCAAGTTACAG CAGGCATATCACGGGGAGTGGGCTTCATCCGGTTTGACAAGCGAAATGAAGCAGAGGAGGCCATCAAAGGACTGAATGGGCAGAAGCCTTTGGGTGCCGCTGAGCCAATCACAGTCAAGTTTGCCAACAACCCAAGCCAGAAAACAGGCCAGGCCTTACTGACTCAGCTGTACCAAACTGCTGCCCGTCGCTACACGGGACCCCTGCACCACCAGACTCAACGTTTCAG ACTCGACAATTTACTAAACGCCAGCTACGGAGTCAAGAG ttctcctcctctctttccCAGATTCTCCCCCATCACCATTGACAGCATGACCAGTCTGGCCGGTGTCAACCTAACCGGTCCCACCGGAGCCGGCTGGTGCATCTTTGTCTACAACCTGTCGCCCGAGGCGGACGAGAGCGTCCTGTGGCAGCTCTTTGGGCCTTTCGGCGCTGTCACCAATGTCAAAGTCATCCGTGACTTCACCACCAACAAATGCAAGGGCTTCGGCTTCGTCACGATGACCAACTACGACGAAGCCGCCATGGCTATCGCCAGTCTAAATGGCTACCGCCTGGGCGATCGCGTGCTGCAGGTTTCCTTCAAAACCAGCAAGCAGCACAAGGCCTGA
- the elavl3 gene encoding ELAV-like protein 3 isoform X7, which translates to MVTQIISTMETQVSNGPSGTSLPNGPVISTNGSTDDSKTNLIVNYLPQNMTQEEFKSLFGSIGEIESCKLVRDKITGQSLGYGFVNYVDPNDADKAINTLNGLKLQTKTIKVSYARPSSASIRDANLYVSGLPKTMSQKDMEQLFSQYGRIITSRILVDQVTAGISRGVGFIRFDKRNEAEEAIKGLNGQKPLGAAEPITVKFANNPSQKTGQALLTQLYQTAARRYTGPLHHQTQRFSVIPSLGKGPDPNSSSNTIFSPITIDSMTSLAGVNLTGPTGAGWCIFVYNLSPEADESVLWQLFGPFGAVTNVKVIRDFTTNKCKGFGFVTMTNYDEAAMAIASLNGYRLGDRVLQVSFKTSKQHKA; encoded by the exons CAGATAATCAGCACCATGGAAACGCAGGTGTCCAACGGTCCAAGCGGAACCAGTCTGCCCAACGGCCCAGTCATCAGCACAAATGGCTCCACAGATGACAGCAAAACCAACTTGATCGTCAACTATCTGCCTCAGAACATGACCCAGGAAGAATTCAAAAGTTTGTTTGGGAGCATTGGAGAGATCGAATCCTGCAAGCTAGTCAGAGATAAGATAACAG GTCAGAGTTTGGGATATGGTTTTGTAAACTATGTGGATCCAAATGACGCAGACAAGGCTATCAACACACTAAATGGTCTCAAATTGCAGACTAAAACAATCAAG GTATCATATGCCAGGCCAAGTTCAGCCTCCATCCGTGATGCCAACCTTTATGTGAGCGGACTCCCCAAAACCATGAGCCAGAAAGACATGGAGCAGCTGTTCTCCCAGTATGGTCGCATCATCACGTCCCGCATCCTTGTGGACCAAGTTACAG CAGGCATATCACGGGGAGTGGGCTTCATCCGGTTTGACAAGCGAAATGAAGCAGAGGAGGCCATCAAAGGACTGAATGGGCAGAAGCCTTTGGGTGCCGCTGAGCCAATCACAGTCAAGTTTGCCAACAACCCAAGCCAGAAAACAGGCCAGGCCTTACTGACTCAGCTGTACCAAACTGCTGCCCGTCGCTACACGGGACCCCTGCACCACCAGACTCAACGTTTCAG TGTGATCCCTTCACTTGGAAAGGGACCAGATCCAAATAGCAGCTCAAACACAAT ATTCTCCCCCATCACCATTGACAGCATGACCAGTCTGGCCGGTGTCAACCTAACCGGTCCCACCGGAGCCGGCTGGTGCATCTTTGTCTACAACCTGTCGCCCGAGGCGGACGAGAGCGTCCTGTGGCAGCTCTTTGGGCCTTTCGGCGCTGTCACCAATGTCAAAGTCATCCGTGACTTCACCACCAACAAATGCAAGGGCTTCGGCTTCGTCACGATGACCAACTACGACGAAGCCGCCATGGCTATCGCCAGTCTAAATGGCTACCGCCTGGGCGATCGCGTGCTGCAGGTTTCCTTCAAAACCAGCAAGCAGCACAAGGCCTGA
- the elavl3 gene encoding ELAV-like protein 3 isoform X6: protein MVTQIISTMETQVSNGPSGTSLPNGPVISTNGSTDDSKTNLIVNYLPQNMTQEEFKSLFGSIGEIESCKLVRDKITGQSLGYGFVNYVDPNDADKAINTLNGLKLQTKTIKVSYARPSSASIRDANLYVSGLPKTMSQKDMEQLFSQYGRIITSRILVDQVTGISRGVGFIRFDKRNEAEEAIKGLNGQKPLGAAEPITVKFANNPSQKTGQALLTQLYQTAARRYTGPLHHQTQRFRLDNLLNASYGVKSSPPLFPRFSPITIDSMTSLAGVNLTGPTGAGWCIFVYNLSPEADESVLWQLFGPFGAVTNVKVIRDFTTNKCKGFGFVTMTNYDEAAMAIASLNGYRLGDRVLQVSFKTSKQHKA, encoded by the exons CAGATAATCAGCACCATGGAAACGCAGGTGTCCAACGGTCCAAGCGGAACCAGTCTGCCCAACGGCCCAGTCATCAGCACAAATGGCTCCACAGATGACAGCAAAACCAACTTGATCGTCAACTATCTGCCTCAGAACATGACCCAGGAAGAATTCAAAAGTTTGTTTGGGAGCATTGGAGAGATCGAATCCTGCAAGCTAGTCAGAGATAAGATAACAG GTCAGAGTTTGGGATATGGTTTTGTAAACTATGTGGATCCAAATGACGCAGACAAGGCTATCAACACACTAAATGGTCTCAAATTGCAGACTAAAACAATCAAG GTATCATATGCCAGGCCAAGTTCAGCCTCCATCCGTGATGCCAACCTTTATGTGAGCGGACTCCCCAAAACCATGAGCCAGAAAGACATGGAGCAGCTGTTCTCCCAGTATGGTCGCATCATCACGTCCCGCATCCTTGTGGACCAAGTTACAG GCATATCACGGGGAGTGGGCTTCATCCGGTTTGACAAGCGAAATGAAGCAGAGGAGGCCATCAAAGGACTGAATGGGCAGAAGCCTTTGGGTGCCGCTGAGCCAATCACAGTCAAGTTTGCCAACAACCCAAGCCAGAAAACAGGCCAGGCCTTACTGACTCAGCTGTACCAAACTGCTGCCCGTCGCTACACGGGACCCCTGCACCACCAGACTCAACGTTTCAG ACTCGACAATTTACTAAACGCCAGCTACGGAGTCAAGAG ttctcctcctctctttccCAGATTCTCCCCCATCACCATTGACAGCATGACCAGTCTGGCCGGTGTCAACCTAACCGGTCCCACCGGAGCCGGCTGGTGCATCTTTGTCTACAACCTGTCGCCCGAGGCGGACGAGAGCGTCCTGTGGCAGCTCTTTGGGCCTTTCGGCGCTGTCACCAATGTCAAAGTCATCCGTGACTTCACCACCAACAAATGCAAGGGCTTCGGCTTCGTCACGATGACCAACTACGACGAAGCCGCCATGGCTATCGCCAGTCTAAATGGCTACCGCCTGGGCGATCGCGTGCTGCAGGTTTCCTTCAAAACCAGCAAGCAGCACAAGGCCTGA
- the elavl3 gene encoding ELAV-like protein 3 isoform X10 encodes MVTQIISTMETQVSNGPSGTSLPNGPVISTNGSTDDSKTNLIVNYLPQNMTQEEFKSLFGSIGEIESCKLVRDKITGQSLGYGFVNYVDPNDADKAINTLNGLKLQTKTIKVSYARPSSASIRDANLYVSGLPKTMSQKDMEQLFSQYGRIITSRILVDQVTGISRGVGFIRFDKRNEAEEAIKGLNGQKPLGAAEPITVKFANNPSQKTGQALLTQLYQTAARRYTGPLHHQTQRFRLDNLLNASYGVKRFSPITIDSMTSLAGVNLTGPTGAGWCIFVYNLSPEADESVLWQLFGPFGAVTNVKVIRDFTTNKCKGFGFVTMTNYDEAAMAIASLNGYRLGDRVLQVSFKTSKQHKA; translated from the exons CAGATAATCAGCACCATGGAAACGCAGGTGTCCAACGGTCCAAGCGGAACCAGTCTGCCCAACGGCCCAGTCATCAGCACAAATGGCTCCACAGATGACAGCAAAACCAACTTGATCGTCAACTATCTGCCTCAGAACATGACCCAGGAAGAATTCAAAAGTTTGTTTGGGAGCATTGGAGAGATCGAATCCTGCAAGCTAGTCAGAGATAAGATAACAG GTCAGAGTTTGGGATATGGTTTTGTAAACTATGTGGATCCAAATGACGCAGACAAGGCTATCAACACACTAAATGGTCTCAAATTGCAGACTAAAACAATCAAG GTATCATATGCCAGGCCAAGTTCAGCCTCCATCCGTGATGCCAACCTTTATGTGAGCGGACTCCCCAAAACCATGAGCCAGAAAGACATGGAGCAGCTGTTCTCCCAGTATGGTCGCATCATCACGTCCCGCATCCTTGTGGACCAAGTTACAG GCATATCACGGGGAGTGGGCTTCATCCGGTTTGACAAGCGAAATGAAGCAGAGGAGGCCATCAAAGGACTGAATGGGCAGAAGCCTTTGGGTGCCGCTGAGCCAATCACAGTCAAGTTTGCCAACAACCCAAGCCAGAAAACAGGCCAGGCCTTACTGACTCAGCTGTACCAAACTGCTGCCCGTCGCTACACGGGACCCCTGCACCACCAGACTCAACGTTTCAG ACTCGACAATTTACTAAACGCCAGCTACGGAGTCAAGAG ATTCTCCCCCATCACCATTGACAGCATGACCAGTCTGGCCGGTGTCAACCTAACCGGTCCCACCGGAGCCGGCTGGTGCATCTTTGTCTACAACCTGTCGCCCGAGGCGGACGAGAGCGTCCTGTGGCAGCTCTTTGGGCCTTTCGGCGCTGTCACCAATGTCAAAGTCATCCGTGACTTCACCACCAACAAATGCAAGGGCTTCGGCTTCGTCACGATGACCAACTACGACGAAGCCGCCATGGCTATCGCCAGTCTAAATGGCTACCGCCTGGGCGATCGCGTGCTGCAGGTTTCCTTCAAAACCAGCAAGCAGCACAAGGCCTGA
- the elavl3 gene encoding ELAV-like protein 3 isoform X13, translated as MVTQIISTMETQVSNGPSGTSLPNGPVISTNGSTDDSKTNLIVNYLPQNMTQEEFKSLFGSIGEIESCKLVRDKITGQSLGYGFVNYVDPNDADKAINTLNGLKLQTKTIKVSYARPSSASIRDANLYVSGLPKTMSQKDMEQLFSQYGRIITSRILVDQVTGISRGVGFIRFDKRNEAEEAIKGLNGQKPLGAAEPITVKFANNPSQKTGQALLTQLYQTAARRYTGPLHHQTQRFRFSPITIDSMTSLAGVNLTGPTGAGWCIFVYNLSPEADESVLWQLFGPFGAVTNVKVIRDFTTNKCKGFGFVTMTNYDEAAMAIASLNGYRLGDRVLQVSFKTSKQHKA; from the exons CAGATAATCAGCACCATGGAAACGCAGGTGTCCAACGGTCCAAGCGGAACCAGTCTGCCCAACGGCCCAGTCATCAGCACAAATGGCTCCACAGATGACAGCAAAACCAACTTGATCGTCAACTATCTGCCTCAGAACATGACCCAGGAAGAATTCAAAAGTTTGTTTGGGAGCATTGGAGAGATCGAATCCTGCAAGCTAGTCAGAGATAAGATAACAG GTCAGAGTTTGGGATATGGTTTTGTAAACTATGTGGATCCAAATGACGCAGACAAGGCTATCAACACACTAAATGGTCTCAAATTGCAGACTAAAACAATCAAG GTATCATATGCCAGGCCAAGTTCAGCCTCCATCCGTGATGCCAACCTTTATGTGAGCGGACTCCCCAAAACCATGAGCCAGAAAGACATGGAGCAGCTGTTCTCCCAGTATGGTCGCATCATCACGTCCCGCATCCTTGTGGACCAAGTTACAG GCATATCACGGGGAGTGGGCTTCATCCGGTTTGACAAGCGAAATGAAGCAGAGGAGGCCATCAAAGGACTGAATGGGCAGAAGCCTTTGGGTGCCGCTGAGCCAATCACAGTCAAGTTTGCCAACAACCCAAGCCAGAAAACAGGCCAGGCCTTACTGACTCAGCTGTACCAAACTGCTGCCCGTCGCTACACGGGACCCCTGCACCACCAGACTCAACGTTTCAG ATTCTCCCCCATCACCATTGACAGCATGACCAGTCTGGCCGGTGTCAACCTAACCGGTCCCACCGGAGCCGGCTGGTGCATCTTTGTCTACAACCTGTCGCCCGAGGCGGACGAGAGCGTCCTGTGGCAGCTCTTTGGGCCTTTCGGCGCTGTCACCAATGTCAAAGTCATCCGTGACTTCACCACCAACAAATGCAAGGGCTTCGGCTTCGTCACGATGACCAACTACGACGAAGCCGCCATGGCTATCGCCAGTCTAAATGGCTACCGCCTGGGCGATCGCGTGCTGCAGGTTTCCTTCAAAACCAGCAAGCAGCACAAGGCCTGA
- the elavl3 gene encoding ELAV-like protein 3 isoform X4: MVTQIISTMETQVSNGPSGTSLPNGPVISTNGSTDDSKTNLIVNYLPQNMTQEEFKSLFGSIGEIESCKLVRDKITGQSLGYGFVNYVDPNDADKAINTLNGLKLQTKTIKVSYARPSSASIRDANLYVSGLPKTMSQKDMEQLFSQYGRIITSRILVDQVTAGISRGVGFIRFDKRNEAEEAIKGLNGQKPLGAAEPITVKFANNPSQKTGQALLTQLYQTAARRYTGPLHHQTQRFSVIPSLGKGPDPNSSSNTILDNLLNASYGVKRFSPITIDSMTSLAGVNLTGPTGAGWCIFVYNLSPEADESVLWQLFGPFGAVTNVKVIRDFTTNKCKGFGFVTMTNYDEAAMAIASLNGYRLGDRVLQVSFKTSKQHKA; the protein is encoded by the exons CAGATAATCAGCACCATGGAAACGCAGGTGTCCAACGGTCCAAGCGGAACCAGTCTGCCCAACGGCCCAGTCATCAGCACAAATGGCTCCACAGATGACAGCAAAACCAACTTGATCGTCAACTATCTGCCTCAGAACATGACCCAGGAAGAATTCAAAAGTTTGTTTGGGAGCATTGGAGAGATCGAATCCTGCAAGCTAGTCAGAGATAAGATAACAG GTCAGAGTTTGGGATATGGTTTTGTAAACTATGTGGATCCAAATGACGCAGACAAGGCTATCAACACACTAAATGGTCTCAAATTGCAGACTAAAACAATCAAG GTATCATATGCCAGGCCAAGTTCAGCCTCCATCCGTGATGCCAACCTTTATGTGAGCGGACTCCCCAAAACCATGAGCCAGAAAGACATGGAGCAGCTGTTCTCCCAGTATGGTCGCATCATCACGTCCCGCATCCTTGTGGACCAAGTTACAG CAGGCATATCACGGGGAGTGGGCTTCATCCGGTTTGACAAGCGAAATGAAGCAGAGGAGGCCATCAAAGGACTGAATGGGCAGAAGCCTTTGGGTGCCGCTGAGCCAATCACAGTCAAGTTTGCCAACAACCCAAGCCAGAAAACAGGCCAGGCCTTACTGACTCAGCTGTACCAAACTGCTGCCCGTCGCTACACGGGACCCCTGCACCACCAGACTCAACGTTTCAG TGTGATCCCTTCACTTGGAAAGGGACCAGATCCAAATAGCAGCTCAAACACAAT ACTCGACAATTTACTAAACGCCAGCTACGGAGTCAAGAG ATTCTCCCCCATCACCATTGACAGCATGACCAGTCTGGCCGGTGTCAACCTAACCGGTCCCACCGGAGCCGGCTGGTGCATCTTTGTCTACAACCTGTCGCCCGAGGCGGACGAGAGCGTCCTGTGGCAGCTCTTTGGGCCTTTCGGCGCTGTCACCAATGTCAAAGTCATCCGTGACTTCACCACCAACAAATGCAAGGGCTTCGGCTTCGTCACGATGACCAACTACGACGAAGCCGCCATGGCTATCGCCAGTCTAAATGGCTACCGCCTGGGCGATCGCGTGCTGCAGGTTTCCTTCAAAACCAGCAAGCAGCACAAGGCCTGA
- the elavl3 gene encoding ELAV-like protein 3 isoform X3 translates to MVTQIISTMETQVSNGPSGTSLPNGPVISTNGSTDDSKTNLIVNYLPQNMTQEEFKSLFGSIGEIESCKLVRDKITGQSLGYGFVNYVDPNDADKAINTLNGLKLQTKTIKVSYARPSSASIRDANLYVSGLPKTMSQKDMEQLFSQYGRIITSRILVDQVTGISRGVGFIRFDKRNEAEEAIKGLNGQKPLGAAEPITVKFANNPSQKTGQALLTQLYQTAARRYTGPLHHQTQRFSVIPSLGKGPDPNSSSNTILDNLLNASYGVKSSPPLFPRFSPITIDSMTSLAGVNLTGPTGAGWCIFVYNLSPEADESVLWQLFGPFGAVTNVKVIRDFTTNKCKGFGFVTMTNYDEAAMAIASLNGYRLGDRVLQVSFKTSKQHKA, encoded by the exons CAGATAATCAGCACCATGGAAACGCAGGTGTCCAACGGTCCAAGCGGAACCAGTCTGCCCAACGGCCCAGTCATCAGCACAAATGGCTCCACAGATGACAGCAAAACCAACTTGATCGTCAACTATCTGCCTCAGAACATGACCCAGGAAGAATTCAAAAGTTTGTTTGGGAGCATTGGAGAGATCGAATCCTGCAAGCTAGTCAGAGATAAGATAACAG GTCAGAGTTTGGGATATGGTTTTGTAAACTATGTGGATCCAAATGACGCAGACAAGGCTATCAACACACTAAATGGTCTCAAATTGCAGACTAAAACAATCAAG GTATCATATGCCAGGCCAAGTTCAGCCTCCATCCGTGATGCCAACCTTTATGTGAGCGGACTCCCCAAAACCATGAGCCAGAAAGACATGGAGCAGCTGTTCTCCCAGTATGGTCGCATCATCACGTCCCGCATCCTTGTGGACCAAGTTACAG GCATATCACGGGGAGTGGGCTTCATCCGGTTTGACAAGCGAAATGAAGCAGAGGAGGCCATCAAAGGACTGAATGGGCAGAAGCCTTTGGGTGCCGCTGAGCCAATCACAGTCAAGTTTGCCAACAACCCAAGCCAGAAAACAGGCCAGGCCTTACTGACTCAGCTGTACCAAACTGCTGCCCGTCGCTACACGGGACCCCTGCACCACCAGACTCAACGTTTCAG TGTGATCCCTTCACTTGGAAAGGGACCAGATCCAAATAGCAGCTCAAACACAAT ACTCGACAATTTACTAAACGCCAGCTACGGAGTCAAGAG ttctcctcctctctttccCAGATTCTCCCCCATCACCATTGACAGCATGACCAGTCTGGCCGGTGTCAACCTAACCGGTCCCACCGGAGCCGGCTGGTGCATCTTTGTCTACAACCTGTCGCCCGAGGCGGACGAGAGCGTCCTGTGGCAGCTCTTTGGGCCTTTCGGCGCTGTCACCAATGTCAAAGTCATCCGTGACTTCACCACCAACAAATGCAAGGGCTTCGGCTTCGTCACGATGACCAACTACGACGAAGCCGCCATGGCTATCGCCAGTCTAAATGGCTACCGCCTGGGCGATCGCGTGCTGCAGGTTTCCTTCAAAACCAGCAAGCAGCACAAGGCCTGA
- the elavl3 gene encoding ELAV-like protein 3 isoform X1, whose amino-acid sequence MVTQIISTMETQVSNGPSGTSLPNGPVISTNGSTDDSKTNLIVNYLPQNMTQEEFKSLFGSIGEIESCKLVRDKITGQSLGYGFVNYVDPNDADKAINTLNGLKLQTKTIKVSYARPSSASIRDANLYVSGLPKTMSQKDMEQLFSQYGRIITSRILVDQVTAGISRGVGFIRFDKRNEAEEAIKGLNGQKPLGAAEPITVKFANNPSQKTGQALLTQLYQTAARRYTGPLHHQTQRFSVIPSLGKGPDPNSSSNTILDNLLNASYGVKSSPPLFPRFSPITIDSMTSLAGVNLTGPTGAGWCIFVYNLSPEADESVLWQLFGPFGAVTNVKVIRDFTTNKCKGFGFVTMTNYDEAAMAIASLNGYRLGDRVLQVSFKTSKQHKA is encoded by the exons CAGATAATCAGCACCATGGAAACGCAGGTGTCCAACGGTCCAAGCGGAACCAGTCTGCCCAACGGCCCAGTCATCAGCACAAATGGCTCCACAGATGACAGCAAAACCAACTTGATCGTCAACTATCTGCCTCAGAACATGACCCAGGAAGAATTCAAAAGTTTGTTTGGGAGCATTGGAGAGATCGAATCCTGCAAGCTAGTCAGAGATAAGATAACAG GTCAGAGTTTGGGATATGGTTTTGTAAACTATGTGGATCCAAATGACGCAGACAAGGCTATCAACACACTAAATGGTCTCAAATTGCAGACTAAAACAATCAAG GTATCATATGCCAGGCCAAGTTCAGCCTCCATCCGTGATGCCAACCTTTATGTGAGCGGACTCCCCAAAACCATGAGCCAGAAAGACATGGAGCAGCTGTTCTCCCAGTATGGTCGCATCATCACGTCCCGCATCCTTGTGGACCAAGTTACAG CAGGCATATCACGGGGAGTGGGCTTCATCCGGTTTGACAAGCGAAATGAAGCAGAGGAGGCCATCAAAGGACTGAATGGGCAGAAGCCTTTGGGTGCCGCTGAGCCAATCACAGTCAAGTTTGCCAACAACCCAAGCCAGAAAACAGGCCAGGCCTTACTGACTCAGCTGTACCAAACTGCTGCCCGTCGCTACACGGGACCCCTGCACCACCAGACTCAACGTTTCAG TGTGATCCCTTCACTTGGAAAGGGACCAGATCCAAATAGCAGCTCAAACACAAT ACTCGACAATTTACTAAACGCCAGCTACGGAGTCAAGAG ttctcctcctctctttccCAGATTCTCCCCCATCACCATTGACAGCATGACCAGTCTGGCCGGTGTCAACCTAACCGGTCCCACCGGAGCCGGCTGGTGCATCTTTGTCTACAACCTGTCGCCCGAGGCGGACGAGAGCGTCCTGTGGCAGCTCTTTGGGCCTTTCGGCGCTGTCACCAATGTCAAAGTCATCCGTGACTTCACCACCAACAAATGCAAGGGCTTCGGCTTCGTCACGATGACCAACTACGACGAAGCCGCCATGGCTATCGCCAGTCTAAATGGCTACCGCCTGGGCGATCGCGTGCTGCAGGTTTCCTTCAAAACCAGCAAGCAGCACAAGGCCTGA
- the elavl3 gene encoding ELAV-like protein 3 isoform X8 yields the protein MVTQIISTMETQVSNGPSGTSLPNGPVISTNGSTDDSKTNLIVNYLPQNMTQEEFKSLFGSIGEIESCKLVRDKITGQSLGYGFVNYVDPNDADKAINTLNGLKLQTKTIKVSYARPSSASIRDANLYVSGLPKTMSQKDMEQLFSQYGRIITSRILVDQVTAGISRGVGFIRFDKRNEAEEAIKGLNGQKPLGAAEPITVKFANNPSQKTGQALLTQLYQTAARRYTGPLHHQTQRFRLDNLLNASYGVKRFSPITIDSMTSLAGVNLTGPTGAGWCIFVYNLSPEADESVLWQLFGPFGAVTNVKVIRDFTTNKCKGFGFVTMTNYDEAAMAIASLNGYRLGDRVLQVSFKTSKQHKA from the exons CAGATAATCAGCACCATGGAAACGCAGGTGTCCAACGGTCCAAGCGGAACCAGTCTGCCCAACGGCCCAGTCATCAGCACAAATGGCTCCACAGATGACAGCAAAACCAACTTGATCGTCAACTATCTGCCTCAGAACATGACCCAGGAAGAATTCAAAAGTTTGTTTGGGAGCATTGGAGAGATCGAATCCTGCAAGCTAGTCAGAGATAAGATAACAG GTCAGAGTTTGGGATATGGTTTTGTAAACTATGTGGATCCAAATGACGCAGACAAGGCTATCAACACACTAAATGGTCTCAAATTGCAGACTAAAACAATCAAG GTATCATATGCCAGGCCAAGTTCAGCCTCCATCCGTGATGCCAACCTTTATGTGAGCGGACTCCCCAAAACCATGAGCCAGAAAGACATGGAGCAGCTGTTCTCCCAGTATGGTCGCATCATCACGTCCCGCATCCTTGTGGACCAAGTTACAG CAGGCATATCACGGGGAGTGGGCTTCATCCGGTTTGACAAGCGAAATGAAGCAGAGGAGGCCATCAAAGGACTGAATGGGCAGAAGCCTTTGGGTGCCGCTGAGCCAATCACAGTCAAGTTTGCCAACAACCCAAGCCAGAAAACAGGCCAGGCCTTACTGACTCAGCTGTACCAAACTGCTGCCCGTCGCTACACGGGACCCCTGCACCACCAGACTCAACGTTTCAG ACTCGACAATTTACTAAACGCCAGCTACGGAGTCAAGAG ATTCTCCCCCATCACCATTGACAGCATGACCAGTCTGGCCGGTGTCAACCTAACCGGTCCCACCGGAGCCGGCTGGTGCATCTTTGTCTACAACCTGTCGCCCGAGGCGGACGAGAGCGTCCTGTGGCAGCTCTTTGGGCCTTTCGGCGCTGTCACCAATGTCAAAGTCATCCGTGACTTCACCACCAACAAATGCAAGGGCTTCGGCTTCGTCACGATGACCAACTACGACGAAGCCGCCATGGCTATCGCCAGTCTAAATGGCTACCGCCTGGGCGATCGCGTGCTGCAGGTTTCCTTCAAAACCAGCAAGCAGCACAAGGCCTGA